The DNA window ACGCCCTCATGGGTGAAAACGGAGCGGGAAAATCTACGCTGATGAAGTGTCTTTTCGGGATATATGAGCCTGACGGGGGAGAAATTTTCTTAGAGGGAAAGAAGGCCGAAATTCATTCAGCGCGTCAGGCAATGGACAAAGGCATAGCGATGGTACATCAGGAGCTTCACCCGATTCGATTCCGTTCGGTCATGGAGAATGTCTATCTCGGAAGATTTCCCGGCCATATGGGAGTCGTTGACCACAAAGCGATGTACGAGAAGACAAAAGCACTGTTTGATGATTTAGAGCTTGACGTTGACCCGTTAGCACTCGCAGGGGAACAGTCAGCGGCCATTTTGCAGATGATGGAAATTGCGCGGGCTGTTGACATGAAAGCAAAGATAATAATTCTTGATGAGCCGACATCATCATTGTCTGATAGAGAGGTTGACCACCTGTTTAAGATAATCAACCGTTTACGCGCTCAGGGTGTCGCGTTCGTCTACATTTCGCACAAAATGAAGGAAATCCTCGAAATTTCCGATGAGATTACGGTAATGAGGGACGGAACATATGTAGGCACATGGCCGGTAACAGACGCGAACGGCGAGAAGCTCACGATTGACTTCATCATTAAACAGATGGTAGGCCGCGAAATGACGAATCAATTCCCGCCTAGAGAGGGCAAACCGTCAGAAGAAGTTGTGCTGAAAGTCGAGAACGTCTGCTCCACGTCGCGAAAGTCATTCCAGAATGTGAGCTTTGAATTACACCGTCAGGAGATACTCGGAATCGGCGGCCTTGTCGGTGCTCAGAGGACGGAATTTGTAGAGGCACTTTTCGGACTCCGGGGCATAGCTTCAGGTGAAATTCTGCTTAACGGCGCAAGGTACACAAACAAGTCCCCCGGATTCGCAAAATCCCGCGGGCTTGCACTGCTGACGGAGGAACGCCGCGCCACCGGGATATTCGGGATCCTTCCCATTCTCGAAAATACCGTTATCGCCAATCAGAGACATTATGCCCATCTCGGAATCCTCAACGACAGCAAGAGACGTATTGACGCTGATACGGAGTGCAAGAAACTCAACGTAAAAACGCCGTCCCT is part of the Synergistaceae bacterium genome and encodes:
- a CDS encoding sugar ABC transporter ATP-binding protein gives rise to the protein MSEYLLEMRNITKTFPGVKALDNVNLNVRKGTVHALMGENGAGKSTLMKCLFGIYEPDGGEIFLEGKKAEIHSARQAMDKGIAMVHQELHPIRFRSVMENVYLGRFPGHMGVVDHKAMYEKTKALFDDLELDVDPLALAGEQSAAILQMMEIARAVDMKAKIIILDEPTSSLSDREVDHLFKIINRLRAQGVAFVYISHKMKEILEISDEITVMRDGTYVGTWPVTDANGEKLTIDFIIKQMVGREMTNQFPPREGKPSEEVVLKVENVCSTSRKSFQNVSFELHRQEILGIGGLVGAQRTEFVEALFGLRGIASGEILLNGARYTNKSPGFAKSRGLALLTEERRATGIFGILPILENTVIANQRHYAHLGILNDSKRRIDADTECKKLNVKTPSLNTLIQNLSGGNQQKVLIARWLLTNSDILILDEPTRGIDVGAKYEIYNIMLEQIAQGKSIIMISSEMPELMGMSDRIMVMCEGRVTGFLNKGEYSQEKIMALATQFAGRKDSTAA